The Blastomonas sp. SL216 DNA window CACCAGATTGATGACGCAGTTCGATACGATGATGTCGAAGCTGCCGGGCTCGAGATCGAGCGCGTCGAGTTTCTCGATATCGCCCTCGACAAAGCGCACATTCGATTTGGCATAGCCGAACGTCTCGCGGTGCCATTCGATATGGGCATTGGCGACGGCAAGCTGCTCGGGCGTAGCATCTACGCCGACGACCTCGCCATGCTCGCCGACCAGTTGCGCCAGGATATAGGCGTCCTGGCCCGAACCCGAGCCGAGATCGAGGATGCGCGCGCCTTCGATCGCCGAGGGGGCGATCAGGCCGCAGCCATAATAGCGCGCCTTCACGTCGGGATGGACATTGGCTAGCGCCTTGATCACCGCGAGCGGCGGCCGTTCCGCCGTGGTGCACGCATCGGTCCGCAGGTCCGCCGATTCCGACAGGACTTTGCCATAATATTCGCGCGAATTTTCAAGATTCATGCTGGATTCCCTTGGCCGTCACGCACAAACACTAGCCTTGAGGCCGTCCGGTAACCAGCGGCAATTTGAAGGCGAAGGACAGTCCATGGCATATACGCATGACGTGATCGTGATCGGGGCGGGATCGGCTGGGCTCGTCTGTTCGGGCGGATGCGCGATGTTCGGGCTGAAGCCGCTGCTGATCGAGCGCGGACCGATGGGGGGCGACTGCCTCAACACCGGTTGCGTGCCCAGCAAGGCGCTGATCTCTGCCGCGCACCGTGCGCATGACCTGCGCACCGCGAGCGAGTTCGGCATGGCCTCTGTCGAACCTGTCGTCGATTTCCGCGCGGTGCACGATGCGGTGCACGAAGCCATCAAGACCATCGAGCCGCACGACAGCGTCGAGCGCTTCGAAGGGATGGGCGTCGAGGTGGTGCGCGGCGATGCGACCTTCACCGGTCCGAAGAGCGTGGTGGTCGATGGGAAGACGTACACCGCGCCACGCATCGTCATCGCGGTGGGCAGCCGCGCCTTTGTCCCGCCGATCAAGGGGCTCGATGCGGTGCCTTATCTGACCAACCACAATGTCTGGGACCTGACCGAGCTGCCGCAGCGGCTGATCGTGCTGGGCGGCGGGCCGATCGGCATGGAACTGGCGCAGAGCTTCCGCCGGTTGGGATCCGAGGTCGTGGTGGCGACGCTCGGGCGGCCTTTCCCGAAGGACGATGGCGATGCCGCGAAGATCGTCATTGACCGGCTCGAAAGCGAAGGCGTCGAGATCATCCACGATGCCGAGGGCGATGCGGTCGAAAAGACCGCCGACGGCCTGGTGCTCACGCTCAAGGACGGGCGCACGCTTGAGGGCACGCACCTGCTGATCGCTACCGGGCGCGAGGTGAATTTCGATGGGTTGGGGCTCGAGGTCGCGGGCGTAGCGCATGACAGGAAGGGCATCCTTGTCGATGCCCGGCGGCGGACCAGCGCAAAACACATCTATGCGATCGGTGACTGCCGCGACGGCCCGCGCTTCACCCATGCCAGCGGCTATGAGGGCGGCAATGTCGCGCTCGAGATCAGCCTGGGCGTGCCGACCAAGGCCAATTATGCCGCGCTTCCCTGGGTCACCTATACCGATCCCGAACTCGCGCAGGTCGGCCTGACCGAGGACGATGCGCGCAAGGTGCACGGCGATGCGATCACCGTCTGGCGCGAGGACTTCGACCACAACGACCGCGCGGTGACCGAGCGCGAGGTCACCGGCTTCGTCAAGCTGGTCAAGAAGGGCAGCAAGGTCATCGGCGGCACCGTGGTCGGACGCGGCGCGGGCGACCTGATCCTGCCGATCGCGATGATGATCGCGGGCAAGTCCTCGACCTTCGGCGTCGCCAGCCTGATCGTGCCCTATCCCAACCGCTCAGAGCATATCAAGGCGGCGGCATTCGCGTCCGATGAGGGCAAGGTGTTCAACAAATGGTCGCGAGGCTGGGCGCGGTTTCTGGCGCGGCTGCGGGGGTGAGGGGTTGGACGCGCGGGGATATGGTGCGTCAGGTTTCGGGTGACGGGCCCCAAAAGCGCAGATGGCCGGGACTAAGTAGGAAGCGGTCGTCAAGTCGAACCCGCGTATGTCCCAAAGGTCCACACGTGCCCCTCAAGATCCAGGCAAACAAAGTCGCGAGAGCCAAAATGCGTGTCATAGGGCTCGGTGACTATCCTTGCCCCCGCTGACCGTGCCCGCTCGCAATGGCTATCGACCTCCCCAGGCAAAACCACGCAGACGCACTGATTGGTCCCGTTGAGTGCGATCGGAGAATGCATTCCATATTTATCATCGAGCCG harbors:
- a CDS encoding FAD-dependent oxidoreductase; this encodes MAYTHDVIVIGAGSAGLVCSGGCAMFGLKPLLIERGPMGGDCLNTGCVPSKALISAAHRAHDLRTASEFGMASVEPVVDFRAVHDAVHEAIKTIEPHDSVERFEGMGVEVVRGDATFTGPKSVVVDGKTYTAPRIVIAVGSRAFVPPIKGLDAVPYLTNHNVWDLTELPQRLIVLGGGPIGMELAQSFRRLGSEVVVATLGRPFPKDDGDAAKIVIDRLESEGVEIIHDAEGDAVEKTADGLVLTLKDGRTLEGTHLLIATGREVNFDGLGLEVAGVAHDRKGILVDARRRTSAKHIYAIGDCRDGPRFTHASGYEGGNVALEISLGVPTKANYAALPWVTYTDPELAQVGLTEDDARKVHGDAITVWREDFDHNDRAVTEREVTGFVKLVKKGSKVIGGTVVGRGAGDLILPIAMMIAGKSSTFGVASLIVPYPNRSEHIKAAAFASDEGKVFNKWSRGWARFLARLRG